The DNA segment GGACCCCACACCATCCCCACCCCGCGCTGGTGGCGGCGGTGCCGACTGCGATGGCTCCCCACGTCCCCGAGGGGGCGAGCGAGCGTGCACGCCGCGCCACCAGCGCGATCGCGACGGCGAGCGCCAGTCCGGTCAGGGTGCGCAGGGGGAGGGTCATGGACGCGAGAGGCAATGTGCGCGTGCGCGTGATCGACGCAAGGCGTGCCGCAAGACACAGGAATTACTTGAATGGGGTCACAGCGGCCGTTAGCTTCGCTCGATCCATATGTCCGACACGGTCGACGCCCTCCTCCCGCTCTCCTTCCTCGAAGCCGTCCGCAACGTCGACAGCCCCGTCGAGGATTTCGAGGCGGAACTCGTCGGCGACCTGCGCAACAAGCGCCTCGGGCTCAGCGACACCGTGTACATGCAGATCCGGCGCTTCAATGACGCGGTGAAGCGTGGACAGCGGGCGACGTTCGACGAATCCGTCGGACTCGCGCGGCTCCTGGGCCGTCGTCCGGACGCCGAGGCGGTCTTTCGTGCCGCTGGCCGCCACATGGCGACCGAGTCGTATCGCACCATCGGCGTGGTGGCCCGGCGCATGATGCGCCTCCTCCCCGCCTTCATGGCCCGACCGCTCGCGCTGTCGCACTCGCGCCGCATCGCCCGGCGCTACCTGCGAGGGCGCATTTCCCGTGTAGGGGCGCAGGTCTACCTCGAAGTCGAACGATCGGTCACGCTCGACACGGCGCCGCGCTCCGTCGGGTGCACGTACTATGAGGCAAGCCTCAAGGAACTGTTGCGCCTCCTCGTCAACAGCGTTGGCGCCGTCGAGCACGTTCGCTGCGCCACGCGCGGCGAAGGGACGTGCGCCTGGCGCGCCGAATGGAAGCCCACCTCCGCACAGCAGGAGTAGCCATGCCCCGCCTCAGCCCCCAGTCGCTGCCCGACATTCAGCGCGCGATCGCGGACGCAGGGCTCGACGGCTGGCTCCTGTACGACTTTCGCGGGACCAACCCGATCGCCCGCGACTTCCTCGGCTTCGAGGACGTGCACCTCTCGCGGCGGATCTTCGTCCTCATCCCGCGCGTCGGCCCCCCGGTCGCCATCACGCACAACATCGAACAGGGGGCCTGGCGGGGCTGGCCGAGCAGCTGGCGACGTGAGCGCTACTCGTCGTGGCGTGCGCTCGAGGCATACCTGCAGGAGATCGTTGGCGGCAAGCGCATCGCCATGGAGTACTCGGCGGGTGATGCGGTGCCGTACCTCGATCGCATCCCGGCCGGGATGCTGGAGATGGTCCGCGCCACCGGCGCCACCGTCGTGTCGTCGGGGGAACTCGTGTCGCGCTTCTACGCCACCTGGAGCAACGATGACCTCCTCGCGCACCGGCGCGCGGCCGAACACATCGCCGGCATCGCGCACGAGGCCTTCCTGCACGCCGGGTCACAGGCGCGTGCCGGGACGCCGATCGCCGAGCACCTGCTGCAGCAGCGCATGATGGAGGCCTTCGCCCGCGCCGGGCTGGAGACGTACTCGCCGCCTAACGTGTCGGTCGGGGCCAATGCCGCCGATCCGCACTACGTCCCCTCCGCCGACCATGCGCAGGTCATCACCGTCGGCAACCTGGTGCTCATCGACCTGTGGGCCCGCGAGCCCGGGCGCCCGTACGCCGACCAGACCTGGATGGCCATCATCGGCGCGCCGAGCGCGCGGGCGGTCGAGCTCTGGAACGTCGTGCGGGACGCGCGCGACGCGGCCATCGACTTCCTGGAGCACCGGATCGCCGCCGGGCACGACGTGCGCGGCGCCGACGTCGACGACGCGTCGCGCGCGGTCATCGAAAAGGCAGGCTACGGCGAGTTCTTCACGCACCGGACGGGCCACTCCATCGACGCGCGCGAGATCCACGGGTCGGGCCCCAATCTCGACAATCTCGAGACGCGCGACGAACGCCTCCTCATCCCCGGTGTCGGCTTCTCCATCGAGCCCGGGATCTACTTCCCGGGCGAGATCGGGCTCCGCACCGAGGTCAACGGCTACATCGGCGATGGCGCACTGATCATCACCCCGGTCGACATCCAGCGGGACCTGATCGTTGCCTGAGGCGACGCACGAGCTCCGACGCGAGCTCGGCGTTTTTTCGGCGGCCCTCCTCGTGGTCGGGGGGATCATCGGGAGCGGGATCTTCTTCACCCCCGCGGAGGTTGCGCGCGCCCTCCCCAATGCGGCCACGATCATCGCCGTCTGGGTGCTCGGCGGCTTCCTCGCCCTGGCGGGGGCGCTCACCTATGCCGAACTCGGCGCGATGCTCCCCGATGCCGGGGGGCCGTACGTCTACATCCGCCACGCCTTTGGCTCGCTCCCCGCCTTCCTGTATGGGTGGATGGCGCTGCTCAGCATCGCCTCAGGCGCGATCGCTGCCGTGGCGATGGGCTTCGCGGGCTACCTCGCGCGTTTCGTCGACCTCGCGCCGGTCGGTGGGCCCATAGGGGTCGCGGCCGCGACGATCGTCCTGCTGTCGCTCACGAACGTGCTCGGGATCAGACCGGGGGCCGCGCTCCAGAACCTGCTGACCGGCGCCAAGATCCTGGCGCTTTCGGCGCTCGTCGTGGGCGGGTTGGCGCTCTGGGTACGAATGGGGGCCCCTCTTCCGGTCCCGGACGCGCCGCCGCCACGAGAGTCGCTGGTTGCGGGATTTGCCGCTGCCTTCGTCGCCGTCCTCTTCACCATCGGAGGGTGGCAGCAGATGAACATGGTGGCCGGGGAGATTCGCGACCCGGAGCGGACCATCCCGCGGGCGCTGCTGATCGGGATCCTGATCGTCGTCGCGATCTATCTCGGAGCGAACGCCGTCTACCTGCGCGCGTTGGGGCGAGACGGCCTGGCGGCGAGCGCGGCGGTGGCGGCGGATGCCGCGTCCCGAATGGTCGGTCCCGCTGGGGCGACCTTCATCAGCATCTCGGCGATGATCTCGATCCTCGGCTTCGTCAACGTCGCGATCCTGGCGAACTCGCGCCTCCCGTATGCGCTGGCTCGCGACGGCGTCTTTTTCGAGGCGGTGGGGCGAGTGCATCCGCGCTTCGGGACCCCTCACGTGGCCATCCTGTTGTGCGGCGGGTGGGCGCTGGTCCTGCTCTTCGCGACAAAGGGGGCAATCGGCTCGCTACTGAGCGGGGTCGTCTTCGCCGACTGGATCTTCTTCGGCCTCGGGGCGGCATCGGTCTTCGCGTTGAGGCGACAGATGCCGAACGCGCGTCGTCCCTACAGGGCATGGGGCTACCCGATCGTCCCGGCGATCTTCGTCGTCGCGGCCGCAGGCGGCGTGTTGAGCGCCTACGTCGCCGCGCCGGTCACCTCGCTCGCGGGGACCGCCATGCTGGTGATCGGGGTATTCGTTCACCGATGGTTCAGCAACAGGATCGATCGCGACTCGCGATAGCCGGCCGTCAACTGATCGAACGGTTATCGATTGTGCGGACCGTACGGTCGGGGAAATGGCTCTTGAAAAACCACTCGTTGGTTTCGTAGGGTACGAGCGAGAGAATCAACCGCAAGGAGTATCGATGCCGACATACCTCTACGAGACCGTCCCGAGCTCGCAAGGCGAGACTGCGGAGCAGTTTGAACTGCGACAGGGGTTCAATGACCCGCCGCTGGAGCGCCACCCGACCACGGGCGCGCCGGTTCGACGAGTCATCTCCGGAGGCTTCGGGCTGATGTCCAAGTCGGGAGGAACTGCGACACTGCCGCAGGCCGGCCCTGGTTGTGGTCCCGGCAACTGCGGCTGCGGGCGATTCTAAATCCGATCGGTCAGCAAGCATGCTGTCCATATGAACAGGGGGCGATCCGACGGATCGCCCCCTGTTTCGTTCGAAGCTGTTCGTTCGATCAGTAACGAATCCTACTTCTTCTTCGGCTCGGGAACCGGCGCGAAACGCGTTCGAAGGTCGAGCCGGCTGGCGTGCAGGTTCACGTCGGGTCCCGCGCGGAATCCGAACGTACCGTCGAGATCCCACGCCCCTCGCGCCACTGCGCCAACTCGCTGGCCGTTCGCCTCGACGAGAATCGAATCCCGATCGACGGTGAGGGTGAGAGCGTTGAGCACGGTCTCATCGCCTCCCGGGTGCGCTTTCACCGCCGGTGACGTCTTCCACGGGATGAGAGCCGTGCGGTTGTCCCCGGCGACGTACTCCAGCGAGGCTTGACCGTCACGCCGGACGAGGAACGCCAGGTAACTCGCCGCCGAGCCATCCAGGGAGTGACCGCCGGCAAAGAGTCCGTATCCTGACTGACTGGTCCCCGGGAAGAGGAAGAGCTCGGCCTCCACGGAGTAGCGGCCGACCGCGTGATAGGCCGGGTCGAAGAGCAGGGCCCCCGGTCCCGTCGTCATGTGCCATCCTGGCGGCATGGCTTCGTGCGCGACGGTGTCGGACGATTGGCGATCCATGACAACGCGCCATCCCGAGGGGCGCGCCACGTTTCGCGCCGCCTGCGCCGAGAGCGCCGTTGCCGAGCCCGCGGCAATGAGGAGGGCTGCGATAGCCGGAGCGGCCAATGAGAGGGAGCGGCGCATGATGGTTCCGGTCGCGTGAGGGAAGGCGGCGGTCGATGCCGACACCTTTCGCTTAGGCGCCGACGCCCGTCTCGATTACCGCCAGATCGACGTGCGTTCCGGCAGCGGTCAGGCGAGCCAGAGCCGGATGCGGTAGAGCTCCGGACGGACCCCGAGTCCGGCCGCATACGACGTCTCGATGTCCTCCAGCAGTTCGGCCGGCGAGATGTCGAAGTCGGCACCGACCGAGTTGTACGTGTGCGTGCTCCACTCACGCACCCGCACCCGACCCTCGCTCGGTCGCCCGATCAGGAGAAAGCGTTCGGCTGTTCCCGAACCACCAGCGATCTGCACCGAGAGGAACTCGTCGGTCTCGACCGGGAAATCGTCAGGCAGGTCCACGTCGGGCTCCAGGTCAGGTCCTGAACTGTCGGTCGACCACCATGGCGACGAACAGGAGCGCGAGGTACAGCAGGGAGTACTTGTACGTCCACCAGGCCGCCTTGGTCCAGATCGTCTCGCGCCGCACGCGCAGCACGCCATGCAGGAGGAGTGCGCCGAGCACGGTGGCCGAGGCGAGGTAGACGAGCCCGAAGGCGCCGAAGGCGACCGGGAGCAGGGTGAGCGGGAGGAGGATCAGCGTGTACCAGAGCATCTGGTTCATCGTCTCGCGCTCGCCCCAGAGAAGCGGGGCCATGGGGACGCCGGCCTTGCCGTAGTCCTTCTGCTTGAGGAGGGCCAGCGCCCAGAAGTGCGGCGGGGTCCAGTAGAAGACGATGAGGAAGAGATACAGCGCGGGGAGGTCGACGCGCCCGGTGACGGCGGCCCACCCCACCAGCGGGGGGAAGGCACCGGCGGCGCCGCCAATGACGATGTTCTGGGGCGACGTGCGCTTGAGCCAGCGCGTGTAGATGAAGACGTAGAAGTAGAAGCCGCCTAACGCCAGCGCCGCGGTGAGCACGTTGACGAAGTGTCCGAGCAGCCACGTGGCGAAGACGGCGAGGGCGACGCCGAAGGCGAGGACGGAGATCGCGTGCATGCGCCCGGACGGGATGGGGCGCAGGCGCGTGCGCGACATGACGTCGTCGATGTCGCGGTCCATGTACATGTTCACCGCGTTGGCCCCGCCGGCCATCATGTAGCCGCCGATCGACACGATGAGGACGTCGAGCCAGGAGGGGGAGCCGGCGACGTACATCGGTGCGATGGTGGTCACGAGCAGAAGCGAGATGATGCGGGGCTTCGTCAGGGAGACGAAGTCACGCATCGGGCTCACCTCGCGATCGTTCATCGTGGTGGTGCTCACGTGGTGATCCGGAACTCTGCGGCGACGGTCGCCCGTGGCGGGGCGTTCGAGGAGGCATTGCCGGTGGCGGCGCGACCGGGAAGGGAGCGCCACGTCCAGACAAGGAGGAGCGCGAGGAGGGCGGCGGGGAGGACGACCCAGAAGAGCTCTCGGGCCTTGGAGACCGGCGAGAGGGAGGCTCCGGGGGTCCTACCGGCGAGGGCCGCGCGCACCACGGCCACCTGGGCGACGGCACACAGGGCGGTCGCGAGCCAGAAGAAGAGCTCGGAGATGGACGCAGGGGACACGAACGGACCGGCTTGGGAAGTGGGGGCGGCGCCCCGGCGGGAAAGGTGTACGGCGGGGGGCGGGGATTCAACTATATGGAAGGGGGAGTCCCGGCGTCTGGAGTCGATGGCTCCCTCGCATTTCCCTGACCCATGAACGCGGTGGGGGCGGACATCGCTCCCACTCCCCGAAACATCCCCCCGGGGGTAGCATTGCCGACCATGCCGACACCCCCCTCTTCTTCTCCCGCTTCTGACTCCGCCTCCGCCGCAGGCGGCGGTGCCCTGCCGCGACGCATCGGCCTCTGGAGCGCCGTTGCGGTGTGCATCGGATCGACGATCGGGTCCGGGATCTTCCGTTCGCCGGCCGGGATCGCCGACAAGATCCCCGGCCCGCTCCCGCTGCTCGCGATTTGGGTGGTGGGGGGGGCGTTTGCGCTGTGCGGAGCGCTCACGCTGGCCGAGGTCGCCTCGTACCTGCCGCAGACCGGGGGCTTCTACGCCT comes from the Gemmatimonadota bacterium genome and includes:
- a CDS encoding protoheme IX farnesyltransferase, whose product is MNDREVSPMRDFVSLTKPRIISLLLVTTIAPMYVAGSPSWLDVLIVSIGGYMMAGGANAVNMYMDRDIDDVMSRTRLRPIPSGRMHAISVLAFGVALAVFATWLLGHFVNVLTAALALGGFYFYVFIYTRWLKRTSPQNIVIGGAAGAFPPLVGWAAVTGRVDLPALYLFLIVFYWTPPHFWALALLKQKDYGKAGVPMAPLLWGERETMNQMLWYTLILLPLTLLPVAFGAFGLVYLASATVLGALLLHGVLRVRRETIWTKAAWWTYKYSLLYLALLFVAMVVDRQFRT
- a CDS encoding amino acid permease, encoding MPEATHELRRELGVFSAALLVVGGIIGSGIFFTPAEVARALPNAATIIAVWVLGGFLALAGALTYAELGAMLPDAGGPYVYIRHAFGSLPAFLYGWMALLSIASGAIAAVAMGFAGYLARFVDLAPVGGPIGVAAATIVLLSLTNVLGIRPGAALQNLLTGAKILALSALVVGGLALWVRMGAPLPVPDAPPPRESLVAGFAAAFVAVLFTIGGWQQMNMVAGEIRDPERTIPRALLIGILIVVAIYLGANAVYLRALGRDGLAASAAVAADAASRMVGPAGATFISISAMISILGFVNVAILANSRLPYALARDGVFFEAVGRVHPRFGTPHVAILLCGGWALVLLFATKGAIGSLLSGVVFADWIFFGLGAASVFALRRQMPNARRPYRAWGYPIVPAIFVVAAAGGVLSAYVAAPVTSLAGTAMLVIGVFVHRWFSNRIDRDSR
- a CDS encoding aminopeptidase P family protein, which gives rise to MPRLSPQSLPDIQRAIADAGLDGWLLYDFRGTNPIARDFLGFEDVHLSRRIFVLIPRVGPPVAITHNIEQGAWRGWPSSWRRERYSSWRALEAYLQEIVGGKRIAMEYSAGDAVPYLDRIPAGMLEMVRATGATVVSSGELVSRFYATWSNDDLLAHRRAAEHIAGIAHEAFLHAGSQARAGTPIAEHLLQQRMMEAFARAGLETYSPPNVSVGANAADPHYVPSADHAQVITVGNLVLIDLWAREPGRPYADQTWMAIIGAPSARAVELWNVVRDARDAAIDFLEHRIAAGHDVRGADVDDASRAVIEKAGYGEFFTHRTGHSIDAREIHGSGPNLDNLETRDERLLIPGVGFSIEPGIYFPGEIGLRTEVNGYIGDGALIITPVDIQRDLIVA